In Luteolibacter yonseiensis, a single window of DNA contains:
- a CDS encoding acyloxyacyl hydrolase, producing the protein MKTLALLALLALPASAHEADSWEWTLESGYLWNVGNNTDIDYEIIPTQLTLRSPVMWTWWEDESGAKIVVRNRFSALFEAITHGPEDIYVGLAAAPSIEYWFPSEKTSAFFSIGGGFGWMNSAGGEQAMGQDFTFNWFTQLGLRQKLTEDLSLLGGVYFIHHSNLGATDPNPGIDALGFTLGFGFQF; encoded by the coding sequence ATGAAAACCCTCGCACTGCTGGCCCTCCTCGCACTCCCCGCCTCGGCCCATGAAGCGGACAGCTGGGAGTGGACGCTCGAAAGCGGCTACCTCTGGAACGTCGGCAACAACACGGACATCGACTACGAAATCATCCCCACCCAACTCACCTTGCGGTCGCCGGTGATGTGGACCTGGTGGGAGGATGAAAGCGGTGCGAAGATCGTGGTGAGGAACCGCTTCTCCGCCCTCTTCGAAGCGATCACCCACGGGCCGGAGGACATCTACGTCGGTCTCGCCGCCGCACCTTCCATCGAATATTGGTTCCCATCGGAAAAAACCTCGGCCTTCTTCTCCATCGGCGGCGGTTTCGGCTGGATGAACAGCGCGGGCGGAGAACAGGCGATGGGCCAGGACTTCACGTTCAACTGGTTCACCCAGCTCGGTCTCCGCCAGAAACTCACCGAGGATCTGTCACTGCTGGGAGGCGTTTATTTCATCCACCACTCCAACCTCGGAGCCACCGATCCGAATCCGGGAATCGACGCCCTGGGGTTCACCCTCGGGTTCGGCTTCCAATTCTGA